One stretch of Rhodoferax lithotrophicus DNA includes these proteins:
- the cas1f gene encoding type I-F CRISPR-associated endonuclease Cas1f, which translates to MATLDASNLKSILHSKRANIYYLEHCRVLVNGGRVEYVTDEGKHSLYWNIPIANTTTVLLGTGTSVTQAAMRELAKAGVLVGFCGGGGTPLFSANEMDIEVAWFSPQSEYRPTEYLQHWVRFWFDDGLRLAAAKEFQQIRLQRVRQQWHSLSQLRDSPCTVDMTQLDALLKQSSQGVANASSQTDLLTEEGRLTKQLYRLVTQATQYGEFVRSQRGDSIDAANQFLDHGNYLAYGLAATATWVLGLPHGLAVLHGKTRRGGLVFDVADLVKDAAILPQAFISAMRGDTEQEFRQACIDKLTSSEALDFMIDTLKAVALKIGRLAQTQPAADA; encoded by the coding sequence ATGGCCACTCTTGATGCTTCAAACCTGAAGTCAATCCTGCACTCCAAACGTGCCAACATTTACTACCTGGAGCACTGCCGGGTGCTGGTGAATGGGGGCCGGGTTGAATACGTCACTGACGAGGGCAAGCACTCTCTTTACTGGAACATCCCCATCGCCAACACCACCACGGTTCTGCTGGGCACGGGCACGTCGGTCACCCAGGCGGCCATGCGTGAGCTGGCCAAAGCTGGCGTGCTGGTTGGGTTTTGCGGTGGCGGTGGCACGCCCTTGTTCAGCGCGAATGAGATGGACATTGAGGTGGCCTGGTTCTCCCCCCAAAGCGAATACCGCCCCACCGAATACTTGCAGCACTGGGTGCGGTTCTGGTTTGACGACGGCTTGCGCCTGGCGGCGGCCAAAGAATTCCAGCAAATCCGGCTGCAACGTGTGCGCCAGCAATGGCATAGCTTGAGCCAGTTGCGCGACAGCCCTTGCACGGTCGACATGACCCAGCTCGATGCGCTGCTGAAGCAGTCCAGCCAGGGTGTCGCCAATGCATCGAGCCAAACCGATCTTTTGACCGAAGAAGGTCGCCTGACCAAGCAGCTCTACCGGCTGGTGACCCAAGCCACGCAATACGGCGAATTCGTGCGCAGCCAGCGCGGCGACAGCATCGACGCGGCCAACCAGTTTCTTGACCACGGCAACTACCTTGCCTATGGGCTTGCCGCTACGGCCACTTGGGTGCTTGGTCTGCCCCACGGGCTGGCGGTGCTACACGGCAAAACCCGTCGCGGTGGTCTGGTGTTTGATGTGGCCGATCTGGTCAAAGATGCCGCCATCCTGCCCCAGGCCTTTATCTCTGCCATGCGGGGTGACACTGAACAGGAGTTCCGCCAGGCCTGCATTGACAAGCTGACCAGCAGCGAGGCGCTGGACTTCATGATCGACACCCTCAAGGCGGTGGCGCTGAAGATTGGCCGACTGGCCCAAACCCAGCCAGCCGCTGACGCATGA